The region CCATCTCGGTCTCAGTCTTTATGTCCTCGATATCTTTGTATGCTGAAAAGAAAAAAGTGTGAGATGTTGTTTTCTTTTTAACTTTGTGAATTTAACAAGGATATGACTTAATCTGGTAATATATTTTACCTATGTTCGAAAGAACTACTTAATAGATCAAATTGTGGATAAGAATATTTCCATATAATAGACCTGACCCTAACATTTTAGAAGCCATAAATCAAATTAAGGCCCCATAAAAAATTTCTTGTAAAGGGTTTTTAAGTAAATTCACTATTATTAAATTcaaaactcaaagtttataatAGTCATCTTGTAAATTTTCTACATGAGCACCATATGCAAGTCTTCACTCATTAACAGTAAATCAAAATTATTACAAGCAATTCGAAGATAAAAACCAACACACTACTATTTTCTAAACATCATCTTCTAgtatttttataaacaaattCATCTATCATAATTCCATAATCAATATTTTCAAGAAACTTGTTTTCAATTGGAATCAAAGTCAAAGCATTTAATATTTCTTGAGACATGGTACAttacaaataatattttaaaagttttagttttaataGCTTCTTTATGCAATTGTGATGGGAACAATCAATAATATTTTGCATGCTTGCCAAGAAACATGATAAGTGTTTACCTTTTTTAGGAATATTAGTATTATGCTAGATGTATTATGTTTAATTGATAAATTCTTTTGTAACAATTCCAACTAATTGAATAAATAATCATTATCGATGTTTCAGATATGTCAATTTGTAACCTCTTTTCAGGATTTTGCAATTTCTCTTTAGTTCATCAGTAGACTTAACATTTTCTAGTTGTGAATAGGAAACCAAAAATGTCACCATATTGTTTGTATTGCTCAAACCTTTGCACCAATGAACCAATAGCCTGACCGATTATGTAAACAAAAGACTGAAATCTTGAATTATTCTTGAGGCGAAAATCATATACTAGTTTCGGTGACTCAATGTCACTCTCTTCAAAAGATATTTGCTTAAAAATtgttcttttattatttttctttacaAATATCAAATCAATTCCTAAATCAAAGCTATAGATCTGACTCAATTTAAAGCCTTTTTCAACTCATGCTCTTGGTAGTGCCTTAGATATATAAATGCCTTTATAATATTTGTATTTAATTTCTACTTGATTTTAATAATATATCTAAAAACCTAATTTTTTTATTGTTAATAAAACATGAATTAGATTAGTAACATGCAACTAtagtttaataatgtattttttttgtcTTCTAAGTTTTTAGTAATATGTTACTAAAAGAAATTTTCCATAGGAAACACTTTCTAATTAGAGTCACTGTGACCGCACCACCACTATATGTTAAATCCTAACCTTTTACAAATTTTCCTATTTATTCCTTCCTTTTTCTCAAtgtgttttaaatattttttaaatatcatCTGAAAAGAAAACGACAGAAGAAAACGAACATGAGTATGGTACTATGGAAAGATAATGTGTAGCTATCCACATGATTTTTCTAAGGAAAGAAACAATGGTGAGAGTGAGGTTACATTTGATGGATGCTATAACTTTGCCACATTATCAAGATTGGGATTAAACCGCAACACTCTTACCTACCAAAGATTTGAGTAATGATTTTCAAGAAGCAACTCATGTTATGCTCGAAAGTTAAAAGTTGATTTCTATTTCCAAACATTAAAACAGATAATTTTTTGTCATATTGgactaacatttttttttgtcaaaacagCTTAACATGGACCTAGTAAACATCCCATTTAACAATACTTAAATAACTTGTGTTGAAGACTTAAAGTGCTaaaatctttatttttatttcttttaatttctATTAATAAGTAATATAGTAGATATAATTATAGAAAAtactattaaaataataatttaatatttttaataaaagcaATTGAGGAGCTTGTAAACTGACCCGTTTTTCGATTTACCCATTTAACCTCTTGTGAGTAAAATTTCACTCGAAGTCACTTATTTTTCTGTTATACAAACACTCCATGAACCATTTGCGTATATTAATTATGGTGCACACCAGAAAACAAAGATTATAAAGAAATCATGGAACTTTTCACTTACCAAATACTCGAGCAAAGCTTCTGAACGTGAGTTTGACTAGCTTATCCATCACCGTGGTGATGTTAGATCTTCTTGGAGCCACATAACTCCAAGATCTCTTGAGTTTCACCATTGACGAACTGCTTTCTCCCTCCACCACCATGCTTGTTGCAACCTGGTTCGATTCCGCCATTGCTTTCGTCCTTGATTGGCTGGAATTCTTTTCACATGTAGTTATCTGAGACAAACATCCCATATAAAAAGGAAGAACAACAAAACTTGTTTTTTTCTCTTTCATGGCGACTAAGAATCTTTGTCACCAATCTAAACTTAATGGACCTAAGGGCTACAAAGAATAGATGAAGAGAAGGTTGTTGGCAGCTATATATATGACCTTTCTAATTGGCTATATTGACTTTGTAAGCAAGCTTCCATCATTTTTGAAGGCAAAACTTTTTCAATGGCAGAAATTGTTAAATCCAGAGGTGGAAAGGTATATTGAGTTGTGTATTGTGCAATGGAAGTTGTGGATTGATCTGGATTTGGGTGTGGAAAATCGAAAAAGGTGATGAATTGGCACTGGTAATTAGTTACGATGTAGAGTTCAACCTACTGAAGTTGTGATTGTTGGGCTAATTGAGGAAGGGGTTTTGGAGCCCACAAACCGAACTATTTGTCATTATGCTTTGATTGTCTTAATGATTTTTTAGGTTTAGTTAGTCTATCACATCACCATCTTTTTGCATATAGTTCATCAAGCAGTTTCAATCTTAATCCAAGAAAGTGATACTCGAAAGTAAATATTAGAGTAAGTTACAAGTTTGATCCATATAGTTGGGATTAATCTTTATTTTTGTCCAACTTTTGAAAAATTGATTAGTTTGGTCATTGTGATTGCAAAATCTATCGTGGTTGGTCTCTTTTGATACGTAACATCCCGATTAGGTTAAAACTTTCTGTTAAATCCGTTGTAAAAAGATTTTTTACCCTAGACTAAATTTTTAGAACCTCGATATATAGCATCCCGATGTTGAGGTAATTTCAATTTAGCCCCTATGTATGAAGAAATATTGCACTTTGGTCCTTGTGCATGAGAAAGATTGCAAGAATGACCCATGgtggcattttggtgattttggccAAAGagttagtacgttgggcgtaccgggGGGACcctagtacgttaggcgtacactGCGTACACAGGGCGTATGTGATAAATCCTCaacccctaatttttagggtttggtccatatataagcatcattatcACCTCACTTTTCATTCCTTCATCAACCTCCACCTGAGAAAACGTCCCTCTAGCTAACCCTATGTGAGAAGAGTGCATCTTGAGCTCATCTTTGTGTTTTGGTgatattcttgaagaagaagaagaaggtgatggGAAGACCTTAAAGCTTGGAAGCAACTTAGATTTGGGATTCTCTCCTTGCTAGCAACATCCAGGAGGTAAAAagtgttggatttagtgtctaagtccataactataattggtatgtacttgacccgagagtagaatggtccatttgggttgcatggcaccagaacaatttgtaaggatggacttttgagaagaggatatttatgatttattaatatattataagctctaatatattaatatgaaatcatattattatttaattagtattaatcaagaattaatttggaattaatttagtgatcaaaagagactaattaaatataaggggttgatttggtaaatcaatcattcttatggtgtgggcttatggttatttaggatgggctaaaccaatctggtagtccatggaggtttaacccatggatcctaagtaagatgaaaagtcaggcacattagggtttatatggatgtaaccctaatcctagccacactatataagaagaccCTAGGCTACTAAAATCGGCACCTAGAGTGATCTTTAGAAGAGCATAGCCGATTTTGTGTGCAAGTAatcctctctcaagtcctccattgttggtggtgttgtgtgaagcatttgaggcatcacatttggggtgctaggctcttaaaggtccaaggaaacaagctacaagaaaaggtatgccAACTAACTAGTTTTGTTATACAAGTACCCAtgttttgcatgctagttaggataatgctttggaaaatcaaattgcatgtataattagagaaaacatagatccaaagcatttagggttgtatgtgcaccttaaggttgttagagtgctcaaaactcatcagtggtattagagcctaagattgttttctattatacttgatgttttattggctttcaaagttggaaaaatcgaatttctgcatTCTGATAGGTGTACTCGTCAATTCCactgggtgactcgacgagtccattcagaaattgaccaactcgacgagtccagttcatgcactcgccgagttggtgctcctGTGTGCAGAATTTCAAGTTTTTGGCataaattggattaggatcattaccccaaACTGTTTTTGAACCATGAAATCTTTTTTTTCATAAGGTGATGATCATGcttgtccaattaaaagataattgtcataatttcaagatttgtattagtttatatgattaggctaatttcttgaagattgatgatatgaattatcttatgcttatgagtttaactagatcatgTATGATTTATTAGATTATTGTGTTGATTAAATTAATGATCTAAATGGTTTTAATAGACTTCATAGCTTACCCTCAGGTTATGGAacaccaaaagttttttctttaaaagtcattaaactcataagttaagaaaatgaaaggttttgaatagtgtcaaaacttgtcctcaagttttggaatttgtaaagtcatacttatgaatattttaattccaaaccctatagttttaaaagtttaaaattcaacccttatactattataatattataggtttaataattatatatatgtataagacaattcagtcttaccgttagtaggcctcattcacaaagccggtctataagggggtataaggttactacctataaaatggtggtttaatgggtgtccactctcacccaccgcttccttgactggtggagggtcgttagccgaatgcgtagtataggacattaattctcgttaaaagtataatgaaaattataaagtaactaaatgttttattaaattcccaatcttagttactttaggaaaatgtgaaattgatgctaatccatgaaattgcactttgcaccttgccaagtcgttaatggagcgtgtgtggttaaccgacacattaacttggactagtaagggtagcaaagggtagcttggtgtttatcatagatcgatggagcgcatgtggttaatcggcacattgattaggtgataatgacattaatttgcatggttattcacaccttgtttgtgatcctcggtatcccagtcacaaacctgaagggcaataaagatttaaacatgtcattgaaaagttcaatgaatctcaaaggaatctaggaatttcaatccaatgaaaacttaataatctatttcgtttttcacggtagaaattggtaaatcgtcatttacctaccttcaaatattttgaaagttggattacggcatccctctttcaaattgtaaaatattgagttgggtcctagccttaatatttcatttggatgttatattaaggacttttatttaatctaaactttgtatttctttcttttcagatgtcttccaacactgcttctagctctaaccctactagctccttctctctcatgaacttgtgtgggagagtcatctttgatggttccaacttcaatgactggattaggaacatcaggatggtcactcgaaatgaggacaaggaatatgtcctagacaaggagcttaaggaaatcgatgagtcttctgctactcctgaggagatcgctgagtttaggactcatgagaaggatgccaccaaggtgtcttatatcatgttggccaccatgacagttgaactccaaaagtcttgtgAGGACTTCCACCCTTttaagatgcaccaagacctgatggaaagataccatcatagtgctcgtcaagagaTGTATGAAAttatctcttccatgataacaactaagatgaaggatggtgaacccatcacgacccacttgtagaaaatgcaaaggtttgtggaccgtttgctaaaattgaatgagaacttcgatgaggagctggctacagatatcattctacactccttacctccatgttatgatcagttccgcatgacctatcatatgaataaggaggatgtcacacttagaaaacttcaatggattttgaggactgctgaaagtagcctcaaaggtaaatcggttgttactactcctaccacCGCCCCTATTCCGgaaattggacaagggaaggggaagaagaggaatgCTCCCTctaagatctgcaagggaaagtctattgatggatcctcttcaagtgggaccaaggaTGGTTCTACTGCTCCCTCTACCATTCCTAaggaagcagagtgtttctaTTGTCATGAGAAAAGGCACTGGAAGCAaagttgccccaaatacttgcaggatgttaaaGATAGGAAGGTTAAGGCCACCTATgaaggtatttatactattctatctaataactcatcacattcttgctcttgggtccttgatacaggttgtggatttcagaTTTGTTCTAATGttcagggcctaaaaagaagtaaggatgtggagcacgggaagataaacttgatcatggggaataggaaggtttcacttgtcaccaagattgtagtttactctttattgcttagtagtgggttagagttagatttgaataattgttgttactcgtgtgaaatggtgagaaatattatttcttttcatagtttgtacaaacaaggttttagtttttcatttgataatgaaattggaactattaatgctttttatagtggtgttttttattttaaagcattaccttgtaatggtgtatatgaaactgtgatggttgtagacaacttaggaaataatgtgttgcacattgattcttccaatgaattggataaggcatgcttgtggcattgtcgtcgtggacatgtcagcaagaagagcataggccaactccaaaaggctagagttttggagtcattcgacttaaggtcagatgacacttgcgaatctttcttacttggaaagatgaccaagtcaccattcactctacttgtgaaaggggtgaaggtttgttggacatcatacacaccgatgtgtttGGATCCTtgagaaccgccacaagagatgccaaccgcttctatatgacttttactgatgattacagtagatatggttatgtctacttaatcaaacataagttagaaacctttgagaaattcaaagagtttaaacaagaagtggagaatcagctgggcaggaagataaagatactCCAATCCGATCgaagtggtgagtatcttagtatcgagttccttgactatcttaaggaatgtggaattgtttcataattgacgccacctaggacaccacagcttaatggtgtggctgagaggcgcaatcgaatcttgttggacatggttcgttccaatATAAGTCGAGCTTCGTTATCTATCTCATtctgagggtatgccttagagactgtcgcccatatccttaatctagtcccaactaagaaggttgccaaaacacctcacgagatgtgtacagggaaggttccctcgttatctcatatcaaggtttggggttgcgaggctttcgtgatacgcgagactcacgacaagctcgaacctcgtagtgagttgtattttcatcagctgCCCACTGAAATgttttggttatctcttctacaaaccgagtgacaatgttgtcttcgttgcgaggagaggagtctttcgcgagatagatctcataggccaaggagacattgggaggaaaattgaccttgaagagcttcaagagccaagcagtgaaggaacctcaaacactagcaatcaacttgaggaggaaactcctgttgagtcgattgatgagtctgtaccttagaggcgttccagtagagttagtgttccacctgtgttatatggtttccatataacatctgaggttgatacatttatcagtgatagcacactaatAAATTTGAATGAACCTaaaaactacaaggaagccatggcaggctccgagtctgctaaatggaaagagactatggacagcaagattcagtccatgtatgacaatctagtttggaacttggttgacagtgTACCGGgtcataagacagtcgggtgcaaatggatgttcaagaagaaggccgacatggatgggaaagtacacacatacaaggcgcgactggttgcgaatggctttactcaaactccagagttgactatgatgagaccctCACCAGTAGCAAAatttaagtctattagggttatgctagccatagctgcatttcatgattatgaaatatggcaaatggaagtcaaaaccgctttccttaatgaatagttggttgaggatgtttacatgagtcaaccagagggttttgtcgacataaagtaccctaatagagtgtgtaagcttgagaaatccatttatggattgaaacaagcatctcgtagatggaatatttgtttcgatgagaaggtcaaagagtttagatttttgagaagcgaggatgagtcatgtgtatatgtcaaagatagtaggagtatagttagctttctggtgttgtatgtggatgacataattCTCATAGGAAATGGCATCACAACCTTGCAGGAGATTAAgttctggcttgggaagtgtttctctatgaaggacctcggagaagctgcctatattcttgggataagaatattgagagacagaagtaagagaccaattggacttagtcaaagtacctacttggaaaaggtgttgaaaagattcagcatgatgaattccaagaaaggtgacttaccgatccagaGCAATGTCAagttgagtaaaactcagagtccgagtacagaggttgagatagTTGAGATGGGTCGAGTACTATATGCTTTCGttgttggctcgattatgtatgttatgacttgtactcgccctgaagTGGCCTttcctttgagcatggtcagcagatatcaagggaatactggcaaggctcactagactgcggtaaagaacattctcaagtacctgtggaggactaaggattgggtccttacccttagtgggagtgataacttgagagtggtggggtatagtgacgccagcttttagaccaacagagataatttccgctctcaatcgggataggtatttaccctgaatggaggcataataacttggaaaagttccaagcaagagacagtagctgatttaacttacgaatcagagtacatagcagcaagcgaggcggcTAAGGAGGCAatggatattttctgtgacagcgagagtgcagttgccttagccaagcaTTCAAGGGATCATGACGGATCccggcacatcgacagaaaatatcacttcataagacatcggatagaagaaggactcctcgtagcaaagaggatatcgtcagaggagaacccaacagatcccctcacgaagggactgagtagggttaagcacttacagcatacaaggcgcatcgggctgaaggacgatattagttttaatgattagatagttttgaaacttgtaatagttgaaagagtaaattacacgaatggtccctatagtttagggtaatttacgcgtttggtccctaacttattttttaattcggaaggtccgtactgtttgtttttgttacacgcttggtccctgtcttacctaagaaaactattttgcccttgattttttaaaatatttaaataaacacaccccaaccccaaCCCCCCTCACTTGACCCTACATATCCTacaattttttcatatttaaataatagttttttagaTAAGACAAGGACCaatcgtgtaacaaaaacaaatagtagggaccaagcgcgtaacaaaaacaaacattagggACTTTCCGAGCTAAAAaagtaagttagggaccaagcgtgcaaattaccccaaaccatagggaccattcgtgtaatttactctatttgaaatgtaattcacatttgatgattaaataaaaggtgttttttatttataagtaatgttactatcttgtgtcaatcatttactattgtttcactttccatgttttgacttccagaataattatattattcaaactatccacagtcaatcatactttggaagtaggtattgaggcaagattgtcatgaattttgATTATAGATTGTCAAGATTgcaacaacattcatgagtgctcataaggtctgagtattgcaTTAAActcacactcacttgtatcactgaTTCGTAAGTTAAATCATCTTATCTTGTATATTTAGCCATTTCTTCATTTAGGGCATTTTTGGTCCCAACTATGATGATTCTTAAGCATGGCATGCTATTAATTGGataagtcgtcctttcagacctaatgaggggtcttgagtcataaaaatgtggtcttgatgcttagtttttccccatgcatgctctagaaggtcttaaggtgttaagcagttgggattttgtgtattaaacgcttattgggcatgcaaagtcataaagttggaaactttatgactcttagtggtattttgcccttggatctgcATTTGGACGTAATAAGTCGaactattaagctcttaatatggAAAGTGTAACTTCAGTGCGTACGTCGTACGTACATCTGTATACGCTAAGCCTACGAGGTCAATTGCCCAACCTCAGTCAAGGCTCGAGTACATCCCGTGTACATCCGAAGTACGCCTCGCATACGAGGCCTTAGCTGACTCGACTGGGTTGACTcgatgactttgacctttgactagATTTATGACCAAGTTACCTaggggtatttttggtatttgattTGTAAATTAAAGGATTAGGTTCTTGGTTTTGATTAGGTGATCGTTGAGCCAATTTTCTGAGCAGAGTTTTATTCAGTTTGCATTTCGATTGAGagatgagttttcctcattgttcCTATAGGTCAAAGGCACCGATATCGGCTCACTAGATTGTGTATCCTAATATATAGGATGTCGTTATGTTGTGGTATTCTGTAGATATGTCTGTTTGTCTGCTGACTGGTCTTTTGCTCATTTGTTGCTAGATATGTGTTAATTgctatgtatatgtcgacatgataTGGTGGGGTCGAGACTGTACTACTTTGTGTTGTCAGTCAACAGACAAGGGCattccaaccgaaaggttgtggATCCAGTATGTATTGGCAATCCAACTGAAAGGTTGTGGGCCTGGGCATTCCAACTGAAAGGTTGTGGGTCGGGGGTAATCCAACCTGGAGATTGTGGACCCATGATTtgtttggttatatgtttatgtggtggtattttagggaaactcactaaattttggcttacagttttagtttgtgtttttaggtacttctgtggatcgtgggaaggcgaaggtgtgatcgtacacagcttcatgtttttatgtcatcgggtcttgggaaaactctgatttgaaataatgactttttttgtaaaaaaaatattaactcatggttggttttaaaaaaattattgtgaTTTTGGAGTGTTACACGATACTTAAGGGACCATTTCTGAAAACTTTGAGTAAAAATgaataaaaccctaaatctaattgTAGCAACCATGTTTAGATATTGCACCAAAAGTTTTCCGGTCATTGGCAGCTCCCCCTCCTTCCTAGTCGTCAGCCCATCACCGGACATCACCTCCGTCTCCATCATTGGGCACTATCTCTACCTTCTTATTCCTCTATTTATCCTGCTTACCACTCCGTCATGGCCTCACCTTTCGGTTGGATCTCAAATGGGTTGCTTGAAGTgcaaactgaatgcatatataaAAATAGTTCCACGTTTTACCTCTTCAATTCCACCGAGTTTTAAAATTCGGGTATAAACGAAATAGTATGCATATAAAAACATGTATTCAATATTTATCTAGTTTTTGTAAATAACTTAACTCCTCTTAGAGTTTAGATGACCGGTATTTCACCAACATGGCAACACCTATAAAACCCTCAAAATGCTCTCAACACCCAAATAAATAATGGTGTTATCGAACTCATATCCACAAGATAAACAGATGTTTAACAACTAATCCTCATGTATCAAAGTAAGTGTTAAGTCTTACCCCCCCCCCTAGTTTAAATCCTACAAAATAACAAAAACTTAGATATTTCAAtcatatataataacaaaataGAACGTTAAACAGACACATTACCCATGTTAACACTAATAATGCAACCAAAAGTCTTTGAAAATTTGTTAGGAGAGGAAACAAAAGTTTGTGATACACGATTACTAGATTTCAAATAGATCTTATAAGTTTATCGTCGTTACACAATAATTCAACCCTATATTTGCATGGATGTCGTAAATTTTGTAGTAGGATGATCCAAATAAATGAAGATTACTTGTAAAGGATAAAAAAGATACTTGGAATTAGTATACATATCAGTAGTAACCACAACACTATCATAAGATTAATGgcaaataggggtgcaaacgagccaagctactcacgagctactcgagatcggatcattaaaagctcgactcgaaatcgattttaaacgagcccgaccCGAGCtcaagcttaatattaagctcgtttattaaacgagctcgagctcaagcctatgtcattaagcttgattaggctcgcgagcctaaacgagtctttatataatataatttaatattatttatatatattaaaataaaaacatattaggggaattatggatttagggtattagtaaacgagctttttaACGAGCTCGatccgagcttaagcttatttagacaCGTCACAtaaaaaacgagtcgagcccgagcccgagccgagcttgtataattctttacgagctcgagccgagctcagtacaaggaagctcgaatcgagccgagctcgagctcgagccttatataacttaaacgagcccgagtcgagcctggccaggctcgggctcggctcggctcgtttgcacccctaatgGCAAATGACGATGTTATGACATTTAAAACGATCTTGGATAGTTAAAGTCGTTACAAACTCACTTGGCCAGTTTTTAGGATGGTCGGATCCAAAATTGACTTGGTTAGTTTTTATGATGTTCAGCCAAAAACTAACTCGGTAAGTTTCTCCTCATAACTAACTTTGGTCGATGTTTAAGTACATGTTCACAAAGTAACTTTGTAACATAAATTGTCTTTTACAAACTCACTTGGCCAGTTTTTTATCCACTTCCcgctatttttaatgttttttcatTATACTTGTAGTATGAACATTTGTTTTTGTTTGGGGTGTTTCCCCTCAAATCATGCCCAATTGATTAGTCAGACAATGACAAGGGAGA is a window of Lactuca sativa cultivar Salinas chromosome 1, Lsat_Salinas_v11, whole genome shotgun sequence DNA encoding:
- the LOC111896955 gene encoding CRIB domain-containing protein RIC4, producing the protein MKEKKTSFVVLPFYMGCLSQITTCEKNSSQSRTKAMAESNQVATSMVVEGESSSSMVKLKRSWSYVAPRRSNITTVMDKLVKLTFRSFARVFAYKDIEDIKTETEMEIGFPTDVKHVTHIGYDGSMTTNPEKIWDHFQLQPLETHSFPSLSLKQLIEPTMANRAEGPTTL